The DNA window CGCCTGCGGCGGCAGGGATGGCTTGCAGAAATTTCGGCTTCGCCGGGTCGCTGTTATCGTAAATGTTCACGAAGCCCGGCTTGGCGGTCGTGACGTAGAGGCGGTCCGCCTTGGCGTTGTACATCATCTCCAGCGGCACGCCCTGTTGCCTGGCCGCATAATCGTCCACCTGTTGAAAGGAAAACGTCTTCGTCGACGCGTTCCAAACACCGGTCCAGAGACTGGCCTCCATCATGTTCGTCACGTGCACCACCGGCGGCGTCGAGTTGGGCGCGAACATCACTTCTACCGGCGCAGACTTGGCGGTCCCCGGCTTGGCATTGACCTGATGCGTCGACAGGACGCGGCCGCTGCTGGCCTCGAGCACCGTGATCGAATCGCCGGCTTCGGACATGTCCGGCTTCACCGTACTCGTGATCAACACACGATCGATCCCATTGTGGATGGCAATGCCGTGCGGATACAGAACCGAGGCTGCTCCGCCTTCCGGCGTCCTGATCGTCTTGATCGGTTGGTCCGCCACCGCATCGCCCATAATCACCGAACTCGACCCCATGCAGGTCAGGAACCAGGTGCGATTGTCTTCCGACACGACCAGGTCTTCGCCGACCATGCAATCAGGCACATCGATTGCGCGCAGGCGATAGGGGAATCTCGTCAGGTCCACGACATGCAGCAGGCTCTTCCCCAAAGCCGTGATGTAGGCCTTGGAGCGGTCGCGATTGAAGAAGATATGGTGCGCGACCAAGTCGGAAGGCAACGGAATCTCCATCAGGATCTTGCCGAAATCCGGCGACGCGGGATCGATCTCCATGATCGCAATCCCTTCGCGGCGCTGGGCCTGATTGGGCTTGCTCTCAAAATTGAGCAACGCCAGCAACTCGGCGGATGCAGGCGCAAGCCACGCGAGCGTCATCATTACGGTCAGGACACACAGGCGGGTAGATTTCATGGCGGCCTCCTTGGCAAGAAAACGACCGGGTGAGCAACAAGCAGGGTACTCCTCTAATGGCAGCTACGCAATATGGAGAGTTCTCAAATGCTGGTATTCCGGCGCGCGCTGAGATCAATGCGCTCTTCCTTCCGACCTCACCCGCGCACGAGCCGTTCTCTCCGTGAGTGACTGAACCAAGTCGTTCGTCTGACAGAGCAAGGGGTTTTCTGGACATCTCCTCAAGGCGCGGGTAGATTGGGCTGACGCCATGCCGACGAAGCATTTCTCCATGATCCGCGAGTTCCACCTGGCCGATGTGCTCACCTTAGGCAACGCGGCCTGCGGCGTCGGCGCCGTGCTCTGCGCCATGCTCTATATGGAGAGCGGTCAGCCGAGCCATTTCCTCTTGGCAGCGGCCTTCACGCCCGGCGCGCTCTTCTTCGATTGGTTCGACGGGCGGGTTGCGCGTTGGCGGCACGAACATTCGGCGCTGGGGCGTGAGCTGGATTCGCTGGCGGACGTCATCTCGTTCGGCGTCGCTCCGGCCGTCCTCGGGTTTGCGGCGGGCCTGCGAGGCTGGTGGGATGGGCTTGCGCTGATCTATTTCGTCTGCTGCGGCGTGAGCCGGCTGGCCCGCTACAACGTCACGGCTGAATCGCTCTCAGCGGGCGGCGAAAAGGTCGCCTATTTCGAAGGGACGCCGATCCCGACGACGTTTCTGCTCACAGGGCTTCTGGCGCTCGCGGCCTGGCAAGGCCGGGTGGGGCAGGACATCTGGTGGGGGACATGGCACATCGGACCAGGCACCCTCCATCCGCTCTCGCTGCTATTCATTCTCTCCGGCAGTTTGATGATCAGTAAGACGCTCCGCATCCCGAAACTCTAATCCTTGCTGCTTCGTTCCCGCAACGCCTTCATGCAATCCTGCAGTCGAGACTCGGGCCAATGCTCCAGCCTGCGGTCCGCTTCCCATGCCTTGGCCATCGCGTCCTTGATGTCCTTCGGCGAGACCGCGATCATCCGCACAAATCCCTCATGCGGGCGCTGCGCCCGATAGTCCGGTTGGCGAACAGGCACTTTCAGATAGCGCGCGATGAGGTCCGCGGTCATGCCATGGAGGATCGTGCCGTGAAAGAGCATCGCCCGACGCTTGCGATGTTGCGCGTTGCCAGAGATCTTCCTGCCGCCGATGGCCAAGTCGCTGATGCCCTGGAACGTCACGCCCGGTTCCCAACGCCTGAGCACCTCAGCCATCTTCTCGAGAATGAACGCATTGGTGCGGCGAATGTCCGCCAGATCCGGATGCCAGTCGAGCGGCAGCAGCAACGCATAGGACAGGCAGCCCGGCCCCTGCAACACCGTTCCGCCGCCGCTTGCCCGCCGCAACAACGGCACGCCGTCATCCGCACAGGCTTTGACATGGACATCGTCGTGGATGCGGCAACTCGCGCCGAGCACGACGAACGGCCGCTCGCTTTCCCAGAACCGTAAGATGGGCTCGCCGCCCTGTTCGTCCAGTTCCTCGAGCAGCGCTTCGTCGAGTGCGAGATTCTCGATCGGGGTGGGGAGCGTGAGGTCGAGCAGCCGCAAGACCGGCACCTATGCAGAAGGAGAGGCCGGTCGTTTCTGCTGGTAGACGTGGGTGGCCTGGCCCAGGAACTGTTCCGCCGACTCCATCACCGTCTCGCTCAGGGTCGGGTGGGGATGGATCGAGGCGGCGAGGTCTTCCGCGACCGCGCCCATTTCGATCGCCAGCACGCCTTCCGCAATCAGCTCGCCCGCGCCGACGCCGCAGACGCCCATGCTCAACACGCGGCCAGACTCCTTGTCGAGGATCAGCTTCGTGAGGCCGTCGTTGCGTCCCACCGTCGTGGCCCGGCCGGAGGCGGCCCAAGGAAAGCGCATGACCGTGACCTCCTGCGTCGAAGCCTTCGCCGCCTCCTCGGTCAATCCGCACCAGGCGATCTCAGGATCGGTGAAAATCACGGCGGGGATCACCGCATCAAACTCAGCCTGGCGACCGGCAATGACGCGGGCCGCCACGATCCCTTCGTGCGAGGCCTTGTGGGCCAGCATCGGTTCGCCGACCACGTCGCCGATGGCGAAGATCGTCGGTTCGGCCGTCCGCAGCTGCCGGTCCACTTGGATGAACCCCTTGTCGGACAGGGCGACTTTGGTCTGATCGAGTCCCAACTGCTCGCTGTTCGGCTTGCGACCGACGGCGACCAACACCCGATCGAACAGTTCGGTCTGGCTACCCTCTGCCCCTTTGATCGTCGCGGCGACAGCATCCTTGCGCGCCTCGAGCTTCTCAACGGTCGTCTCAAGCCGGATCGCCGAGAACTTCTTCTGCAGGCGAAGCTGCAGAGGCCGCACGAGATCCTGATCCGCTCCGTTCAGGATTCGAGGCAGCGCTTCAACCAGCGTCACATCCGATCCCAAGGCCTGATAGACGGTCCCGAGTTCGAGCCCGATGTAACCGCCGCCCACCACGAGCAGGCGACGAGGCACCTCCGGCAAGTCGAGGGCGCCGGTCGAATCCATCACGCGGGAATCATCCAGCCTGAGAGAGGTAGGGGAGGCGGGCCTGGAACCGGTCGCCACGATCACATGGCCGAAGGTCAGCTCGCGGGTGGAGTCGGCGGCCCCGGAAGCCTCCGTCAGGATCAATGTCGTGGCATTCTTGAACCGAGCCGTGGCCTGGATCACCTCGACCTTGCGAGCCCCGGCCAGCGTCCGCACGCCCTTGGTCAGCTTGTCGATGATCGTCTGCTTGCGGCGTCGCAGAACCTCAAGATCCAGGCGAGGTTTGTCGAACGTCAGGCCCCAGCTCGCACCCTCTTGTGCGTCGGTAATCAATCGCGCCGCATGCAGCAACGCCTTCGACGGGATGCAGCCGCGCAGCAGACAGACCCCGCCCAGTTGCGGCTCCCGATCGATCAAGCAGGTGCGCAGGCCGAGATCCGCCGCTTCGAACGCAGCCGCATAGCCACCAGGCCCCGCACCGATCACCGCCACGTCGAAGTGTGAGTTGGACATTGTGATGGCTTCAAGCCGAGAACAAAGCTGACGGGCATTTTCAATATTCTGCTACAAGCCCAGAAACATCCCTTCAAAGTCTTCCAATACCTTCACGATTTCGTTGGTGAAACGCGCGCCGTCGGCGCCGTCGATCAGCCGGTGGTCGTAGGCCACGCAGAGCGGCAGCATCAGGCGGGGAACGAACTGACCGTCGCGATAGACCGGCATCCGGCGGCCCTTGCCGACGCCCAAGATACCCACTTGCGGCGGCAGGATGATCGGGGTGAAGGGCCCGGCCCCGAGCCCGCCCATGTTGCTCACGGTGAAGGTCGCGCCGCGCAGCTCTTCGATTTTGATCTCGCGTTTGCGCGTCCGCTCCGCGAGGTCGGCCAGCTCCAACGAAATCTGCACGAGGTCTTTGCGATCCACGTCATGGACCACCGGAACGATGAGCCCCGCCGGCGTCTCCACCGCCACCCCGATGTTGTAGTACTCCTTGAAGATGATCTCGCCGCTCGCCAGGTCGATCGTGGCGTTGAACTGCGGATAGAGCTTCAGCGCGTGGGTGACCGCCTTGAGGAACAGGCTCGTGAGCGTCAGCGTCGCGCCTTTCTCCTTGAACTTGGGCGCATAACGCTTGTGCAACCCCTGCAGGTCGGTGATGTCTGCGTCCTGAAACTGATGTACGTGCGGGATCGTGGTCCAGGCCTGCGTGACGGTCGCGGCGATCTTGCGCCGTAGCGACGGGATCGGCTCGCGCCGCTCGTTGCCGTACATCGTCGCGTAGACGTTCGCCCCCTTGGCCTGACCGTCCTGGCCCGAAGGCACGCTGCGTCTCGTCCGCTCGCGCACGAAAGTCTTCACGTCCTCGGCCGTGATCCTGCCTCCCGCCTCCGAGCCCTTCACCTGCCGCAGGTCTACACCAAGCTCACGCGCCAACCGACGCACGGAAGGAGGGGCGGCGATACCGGAGCCGGCCGACGCAGTCTCATCTTTCTGTTCCGCCTGAGGCGGATCCTCATCCTGTGCTGCCGCATCCGCTTTCGAGTCTGGGTCAGCCACCTTCTGCTGCGTTGGTTTGGCGGGCGATTGTGCCTTCTGCCTGTCCGCCTTCGATTGCACCACTTCGACTTCAGGCGATGGTTGAGCTTCCGGCGCGGGAGCCCTTTCAGTTCGCGGGGCCTGCTGTTTCGGAGCTTCCTGCTTTGGAGCCGATTGTTTCTGAGCCGCCTGGCCGTCGCCTTCCAAATCGACGAGTGCCTGGCCTACCTTCAAATGGTCGCCCTGTTTCACCAACACCTTCGCCACCTTCCCGGCCGAAGGGGAGGGAACCGCCACCGTCGCCTTGTCGGTCTCGATTTCGATCAAGGCCTGGCCGGACGTGACCTGGTCACCTTCCTTGACCAGGACCTGCACCACGTCGCCGCCTTCAACTCCCTCGGCCAGAAATGGAAGCTCGACCTTCATTACTTATCGTTCCCCGATTTCACTGAACCTCTCCTGATCCTAGCAGGCTGTTCAGGCTGGTATGTAGCAAGGCCGCAGCGAGCGAGGCGGCGAGGCGTACTTTTCTCGTACGTTGAGCCTCTGAGCGACGCGAGAACGCAGCTAGAGACCAGGCTGGACAGCCTGCTATCGGTGCCAAGGCGCTTGATTGTCACTGTTCAGACCAAGGTCCTTCGCCGCCTGCTTCACCGTTTGCGCCGACACCTGGCCGTCACGGCGATGCAGGGCATAGAGCGTGGCCACGGTCATGTGCTCCGCGTCGATCTCAAAGAAGCGGCGCAGGTTCTTTCTCGCATCGCTCCGTCCGAATCCATCGGTGCCGAGCGCGAGCAGGCCGCCGGGGATCCAGGGCGCAATCTGCTGGGCGACCAACCGCACGTAGTCGCTCACCGCGACGCAAGGGCCGTCGAATTGCCGGGCCGTGCGCTGGAGATAACAGTCTTTCGGCGGCTCGTCGGGATGGAGTCGGTTCCAGCGTTCCGCCTCCAGCGTGCGCATTCGCAGCGTCTTATAGCTGGTGACGCTCCAGAGGTCCGCCGCCACGCCGTACCGTTCCAGCAACATCGACTGGGCTCGTAACGCTTCGTTCACCAGCGGCCCGCTCGCGAGCAGATGCGCGCGATGCTTGCCGGTCCCGGCCGCCGGCTTGAAGCGATAGAGCCCTTCGCGAATGCCTTCTTCCGCGCCGGGCGGCATGGCCGGCATGGGATACGATTCGTTGTAGAGCGTGATGTAGTAGCAGAGATCTTCCTGCTCCTGATACATGCGCCTCATGCCGTCTTGGAGGATCACCGCCAGCTCGAACATGAAGGCCGGATCGTAGGCCGCCATCGTCGGCACGGCGCTCGCGAGCAGGTGGCTGTGGCCGTCTTGATGTTGCAGCCCTTCGCCTTCCAACGTCGTCCGGCCCGCCGTGGCGCCGAGCAAGAATCCCTTCGCCCTCATGTCGGAGGCGGCCCAGATCAAATCGCCGACCCGCTGGAAGCCGAACATGGAATAGAAGACGTAGAAGGGGATCAGGCTCAGCGCATGGGTGGCGTAGGCCGTCCCGGCGGCGATGAACGACGACATGGCGCCCGCTTCGGTGATGCCCTCTTCGAGGATCTGCCCGTTCGTCGCCTCGAAGTAATAGAGGAGGGAACTCTTGTCCACCGGCTCGTACTGCTGGCCCACGTGCGAGTAGATCCCATATTGCCGGAAGAGCGCTTCGAGCCCGAACGTGCGCGCCTCGTCGGGAATGATCGGGACCAACTGTTTGCCGAAGTCCTTCAGCGCGAGCAACCGCCCCAACATGCGCGCGAAGCCCATCGTCGTCGAGACGGCCCGATCGCCGGCCCCCTCGAGAAATTCCTTGAAGGTCTCGAGCGGCGGCGCCTCCAACGATTCGACCTTCACCCGCCGTTCCGGCATCGGCCCGCCCATGCTCTTGCTGCGCTCGACCAGGTAGCTCGCCTCGGGACTTCCGGCCGGGGGACGGAAGAACGGCGTGGAGGTGAGCTGCTCATCCGGCACCGGCACGCCGAATCTCGTCCGGAACTCGCGCAGTTCATGCTCGTTCATCTTCTTCTGCTGGTGCGTCACGTTCCGGCCCTCGCCCGCTTCACCCAAGCCGTAGCCCTTGATCGTCTTGGCGAGGATCACGGTCGGCTGCCCCTGGTGCTCGACCGCTTCTTTGTAGGCCGCATAGACCTTGCGCGGATCGTGGCCGCCCCGCAACATCTTATGGAGCTGTTCGTCCGAATAATTCTCGACCAGCTTGAGCAGGCGCGGATCGGCCCCGAAGAAATGCTCGCGCGCATAGGCGCCGCCCTCGACCGTGTATTTCTGATACCAGCCGTCCACGACCTCGCCCATCCGCTTGACCAGCAGGCCGTCCGTATCCTTCGCGAGCAGGGGATCCCAATCGCTCCCCCAGATCACCTTGATCACGTGCCAGCCCGCGCCGCGGAAGATCGCTTCCAATTCCTGGATGATCTTCCCGTTGCCGCGCACCGGCCCGTCCAGCCGCTGCAGGTTGCAGTTCACCACCCAAATCAAATTGTCCAACCGTTCGCGCGAGGCGAGCGTGAGCGCGCCCAAACTTTCCGGCTCGTCGGTTTCGCCGTCGCCTACGAAGGCCCACACGTTCTGCCGGCTCGTGTCTTTCAAGCCGCGATCCTGCAGGTAGCGGTTGAAGCGCGCCTGGTAGATCGACATGATCGGGCCCAAACCCATCGAGACCGTGGGGAATTCCCAATAGTCGGGAAGCAACCAGGGGTGCGGATAGGACGAGAGACCGCGCCCGCTGCCGCTCAACTCGCCGCGAAAATGGTGCAGCGCATCTTCGGACAGGCGCCCCTCGACGAAGCTGCGCGCATAGATGCCCGGCGCCGCATGGCCTTGGAAGTAGACCTGGTCGCCGCCCTGCGGCGCATTCTTGCCGTGGAGAAAATGGTGGAACGCCACCTCATATAATGTGGCGGCCGAGGCATAGGTGGAGATGTGGCCGCCGATACCGGGCCGTTCCTTGTTGGCCTTGACCACCATTGCCATCGCGTTCCAGCGGATGTAACTGCGGATGCGGCGTTCAATCTCGAGGTTGCCGGGGTAGGGCGGTTGCTGCGACGCGGGGATCGTGTTGACGTAGGGGCTGTTGAGCGGGGCCGACACCTTCGCGCCGTGAGAGCCCAGCCGGTCGCGCAGCCGTTCGAAGAGGTAGCGGGCCCGGTCGGTGCCCTTCGCCTGGAGCACGTAATCGAGCGAATCCAGCCACTCCTGTGTTTCTTGCGGATCGTCGTCGGCCTGTTCCGGCGGCACGACATGGTCGTTGCCCATCGAGTCCTCGCCCCTCGTGGTTTTGAGCTCATCTTACAGAGGGTGGAAAGCTAGAGCAAATCGGAAGCGTATTTCGTATTTCGCGAAGCGTATCGCGAGGGAGGAATTCGCGAACGACGCGTCACGCTTCACGAACGACGGCCTTTCGTGCCATAAGCCATCGGCCAAGCTGCGTATTTCGTCGCTCCCGCCATCAGCTCGGCCGCAGTTCCCGCTCCGTACCTTCTTGTCAGATCGCAGGAGAACCAGTATGCTTCAGGTATCAAAGTTCGAGGTCGCCACGTTATGGATAGCATGGAAATCTTAAAATCAAGACGAGCCGATATCCTGCGATTGGCGCAGGAGCATGGGGCGCGCAACGTTCGCGTTGTTGGCTCTGTGGCCAGGGGAGAAGCTCGCGCGGAAAGCGACGTGGATTTCCTCGTTGAGATGGATAACGGTCGGAGCCTGCTTGACCTCATTAAGCTGAATCAGGACCTCGAAACTCTGTTGGATCGCAAGGTCGATGTCCTGACGGATGGGGGGTTGAGTCGCTACCTCGAGCAGCGCATTCGTGCAGAAGCCGTTCCGCTATGAAGGAAGACCGCATCTACCTCCTCCATATCCGCGATGCCATTCACAACATCATCGACTACACGGCTCCCGGGAAGGCCGCTTTCCTTGAGGACCGCAAAACGCAAGACGCTGTGGTGCGAAACCTCGAAATCATTGGGGAAGCAACGAAGCGGGTGTCGAGTACGCTCAAGCAGGCCCATGCTGATATCGCATGGAAAGCCATTGCCGGGATGAGGGACAAACTGATCCATGACTATTTCGGAATCAATATCAAGCTTGTGTGGGACGCCGTTGAACGCGATCTACCGGTCTTGCATGAGAAAGTGAAAGCACTGCTCGCTTCTTTACCCCCATCGACGGACCAATAATCAGTCATCGCTCCGCCGCATCTTTCGTCTCTCCCGCCCCTCCGGCCATAAGCCGTCCCTTGTGTGATTCAGGGTGAATCATGTATATACACAAAGGTGTTTACCTGGGATATCACGAAGGCTATCGCGAATTTCGAGAAGCACGGCGTTCCATTTGAGGAAGCAGCGACGACGTTCGACGATCCCAACGGCTTAGAGTGGGAAGACCTGGCACATTCCCATGTCGAGCCCCGATTTAAAAGACTCGGTCTTTCGATAGGCGATCGGTTGTTGCTGGTCGTATACACTGTGAGGAAGGTGCAGCATGAAAAAGAAACCATCCGCATCATCAGCGCAAGGCAGGCGAGTCGCAAGGAGCGTCAGGCATATGCCGGACGCTAACATTGATTTCTCGGATATTCCCGAATCAACCGACGAAGAGCTTCGGCGCGCTCGCAGGGTCGGCAGGCCGGTAAGCGGTACGGCGAAGCAGCTCATCGCCATCAGGCTCTCGCCAAAACTGCTGAGCCAGCTGCGTAAGATGGCAGCCAAACAAAAGAAGCCCTATCAAACATTGATCCACGAGCTGCTGGAGAAGGCGGCATCGAGAGCGGCGTAAGGCACGAGACCAGAGCATAGCTCTTGTTTCGAGAAGCGTATCTCGTGAGGAGAAGAGCCTATAGCGTATGGCAAACAGCCAATGGCACAGGCGGGACGGAGACCACATCGCTTCTGCTATACGCCATAGGCCATGTGCCATCTTTCCTCTAGACCCGCCCTTCCGACTTCCGTAAAATCCGCAAGATTGTCGTGCGAAACGTTACTATAAGGACCGTAGAAAGAAGTCTTAATGCCTAGGGTCTATTAAAGTGGAGTGCGCAAAGAGACTAGTTTTGGCTATGCGGAATGAAGGCCAAGAGGGGAACCCTTGAGCAAACTCGAAGACCTCAGATCCAACGCCGCTATACGTGGCATCCTACCTGACTCTCTCGCTACTGTTGTGAGTACCAAGTGGTTCGGTTCGGAGGCCATAGAGCTAACTTACAAAGACCCAGCTGGTCGAGTCGCGAACCAGTTGCTCTACCGTCATGACGAACCCCGAATAGAAGTTGTCGAGGTAGGGCGTCCCTGGAGCTTTGATGGCGATGGTGCGCTCTTCCGCTTAGTTTCTGAGGCCCATCGCATACGACTTGCGCATCTTTTTGATCCTGTCCTCGCCGTCCACACATCAGTAGTGGATCCACTGCCGCATCAGATTACGGCGGTCTATGAGGCCATGTTGCCGCGTCAGCCACTCCGTTTCTTGCTGGCCGACGATCCAGGTGCCGGCAAGACTATTATGGCGGGACTCTTGATGAAGGAGATGATCGCGCGAGGCGATCTCCAACGATGTCTGGTCGTCTGTCCGGGCAGTCTAGCCGAGCAATGGCAGGATGAACTTTTCCGCCGCTTCCAGCTCCCGTTCGAAATTTTGACCAACGATAAGCTTGAGGCGGCTCGAACTGGCAACTGGTTCCTTGAGACGAATCTCGTCATCGCTCGCCTCGATAAGCTCTCGCGCAACGAAGACGTACAACAGAAGCTTCAAGCGCCTGATTGTCGGTGGGACCTCATCGTGTGCGACGAAGCTCATAAGCTCTCCGCAACCTATTTCGGTGGAGAGATAAAATACACTAAGCGGTATAGACTCGCCCAACTCCTCTCAACCCTGACACGGCATTTCCTCTTGATGACCGCCACTCCGCACAACGGGAAAGAGGAAGATTTTCAGCTCTTCATGGCGCTATTGGATGGCGATCGCTTTGAGGGGCGCTTTCGCGATGGAGTTCACCAAGCGGATGTGTCCGACCTCATACGGCGTATGGTGAAAGAGAGTCTGCTGAAATTCGATGCGACACCGCTTTTCCCGGAGCGAATCGCCTACACCATGCCCTACAAGCTGTCGCCGGCGGAAGCCCAGCTCTACAAAGCCGTCACCGACTATGTGCGCGAGGAGTTCAATCGAGCAGAAGCACTGCAGAACGACAAACGTGCGGGGACAGTGGGCTTTGCCCTGACCATTCTGCAGCGCC is part of the Nitrospiraceae bacterium genome and encodes:
- a CDS encoding YncE family protein, encoding MKSTRLCVLTVMMTLAWLAPASAELLALLNFESKPNQAQRREGIAIMEIDPASPDFGKILMEIPLPSDLVAHHIFFNRDRSKAYITALGKSLLHVVDLTRFPYRLRAIDVPDCMVGEDLVVSEDNRTWFLTCMGSSSVIMGDAVADQPIKTIRTPEGGAASVLYPHGIAIHNGIDRVLITSTVKPDMSEAGDSITVLEASSGRVLSTHQVNAKPGTAKSAPVEVMFAPNSTPPVVHVTNMMEASLWTGVWNASTKTFSFQQVDDYAARQQGVPLEMMYNAKADRLYVTTAKPGFVNIYDNSDPAKPKFLQAIPAAAGAHHTVLSPDERYLFVQNSLLNLDGMSDGSVTVIDLQEGGKVIGSIDTLKAAGFNPNCIMLLPNHFQSGGLRASR
- a CDS encoding CDP-alcohol phosphatidyltransferase family protein, encoding MPTKHFSMIREFHLADVLTLGNAACGVGAVLCAMLYMESGQPSHFLLAAAFTPGALFFDWFDGRVARWRHEHSALGRELDSLADVISFGVAPAVLGFAAGLRGWWDGLALIYFVCCGVSRLARYNVTAESLSAGGEKVAYFEGTPIPTTFLLTGLLALAAWQGRVGQDIWWGTWHIGPGTLHPLSLLFILSGSLMISKTLRIPKL
- a CDS encoding lipoate--protein ligase family protein, encoding MRLLDLTLPTPIENLALDEALLEELDEQGGEPILRFWESERPFVVLGASCRIHDDVHVKACADDGVPLLRRASGGGTVLQGPGCLSYALLLPLDWHPDLADIRRTNAFILEKMAEVLRRWEPGVTFQGISDLAIGGRKISGNAQHRKRRAMLFHGTILHGMTADLIARYLKVPVRQPDYRAQRPHEGFVRMIAVSPKDIKDAMAKAWEADRRLEHWPESRLQDCMKALRERSSKD
- the lpdA gene encoding dihydrolipoyl dehydrogenase is translated as MSNSHFDVAVIGAGPGGYAAAFEAADLGLRTCLIDREPQLGGVCLLRGCIPSKALLHAARLITDAQEGASWGLTFDKPRLDLEVLRRRKQTIIDKLTKGVRTLAGARKVEVIQATARFKNATTLILTEASGAADSTRELTFGHVIVATGSRPASPTSLRLDDSRVMDSTGALDLPEVPRRLLVVGGGYIGLELGTVYQALGSDVTLVEALPRILNGADQDLVRPLQLRLQKKFSAIRLETTVEKLEARKDAVAATIKGAEGSQTELFDRVLVAVGRKPNSEQLGLDQTKVALSDKGFIQVDRQLRTAEPTIFAIGDVVGEPMLAHKASHEGIVAARVIAGRQAEFDAVIPAVIFTDPEIAWCGLTEEAAKASTQEVTVMRFPWAASGRATTVGRNDGLTKLILDKESGRVLSMGVCGVGAGELIAEGVLAIEMGAVAEDLAASIHPHPTLSETVMESAEQFLGQATHVYQQKRPASPSA
- a CDS encoding 2-oxo acid dehydrogenase subunit E2, translating into MKVELPFLAEGVEGGDVVQVLVKEGDQVTSGQALIEIETDKATVAVPSPSAGKVAKVLVKQGDHLKVGQALVDLEGDGQAAQKQSAPKQEAPKQQAPRTERAPAPEAQPSPEVEVVQSKADRQKAQSPAKPTQQKVADPDSKADAAAQDEDPPQAEQKDETASAGSGIAAPPSVRRLARELGVDLRQVKGSEAGGRITAEDVKTFVRERTRRSVPSGQDGQAKGANVYATMYGNERREPIPSLRRKIAATVTQAWTTIPHVHQFQDADITDLQGLHKRYAPKFKEKGATLTLTSLFLKAVTHALKLYPQFNATIDLASGEIIFKEYYNIGVAVETPAGLIVPVVHDVDRKDLVQISLELADLAERTRKREIKIEELRGATFTVSNMGGLGAGPFTPIILPPQVGILGVGKGRRMPVYRDGQFVPRLMLPLCVAYDHRLIDGADGARFTNEIVKVLEDFEGMFLGL
- the aceE gene encoding pyruvate dehydrogenase (acetyl-transferring), homodimeric type, translated to MGNDHVVPPEQADDDPQETQEWLDSLDYVLQAKGTDRARYLFERLRDRLGSHGAKVSAPLNSPYVNTIPASQQPPYPGNLEIERRIRSYIRWNAMAMVVKANKERPGIGGHISTYASAATLYEVAFHHFLHGKNAPQGGDQVYFQGHAAPGIYARSFVEGRLSEDALHHFRGELSGSGRGLSSYPHPWLLPDYWEFPTVSMGLGPIMSIYQARFNRYLQDRGLKDTSRQNVWAFVGDGETDEPESLGALTLASRERLDNLIWVVNCNLQRLDGPVRGNGKIIQELEAIFRGAGWHVIKVIWGSDWDPLLAKDTDGLLVKRMGEVVDGWYQKYTVEGGAYAREHFFGADPRLLKLVENYSDEQLHKMLRGGHDPRKVYAAYKEAVEHQGQPTVILAKTIKGYGLGEAGEGRNVTHQQKKMNEHELREFRTRFGVPVPDEQLTSTPFFRPPAGSPEASYLVERSKSMGGPMPERRVKVESLEAPPLETFKEFLEGAGDRAVSTTMGFARMLGRLLALKDFGKQLVPIIPDEARTFGLEALFRQYGIYSHVGQQYEPVDKSSLLYYFEATNGQILEEGITEAGAMSSFIAAGTAYATHALSLIPFYVFYSMFGFQRVGDLIWAASDMRAKGFLLGATAGRTTLEGEGLQHQDGHSHLLASAVPTMAAYDPAFMFELAVILQDGMRRMYQEQEDLCYYITLYNESYPMPAMPPGAEEGIREGLYRFKPAAGTGKHRAHLLASGPLVNEALRAQSMLLERYGVAADLWSVTSYKTLRMRTLEAERWNRLHPDEPPKDCYLQRTARQFDGPCVAVSDYVRLVAQQIAPWIPGGLLALGTDGFGRSDARKNLRRFFEIDAEHMTVATLYALHRRDGQVSAQTVKQAAKDLGLNSDNQAPWHR
- a CDS encoding nucleotidyltransferase family protein; amino-acid sequence: MDSMEILKSRRADILRLAQEHGARNVRVVGSVARGEARAESDVDFLVEMDNGRSLLDLIKLNQDLETLLDRKVDVLTDGGLSRYLEQRIRAEAVPL
- a CDS encoding DUF86 domain-containing protein, with product MKEDRIYLLHIRDAIHNIIDYTAPGKAAFLEDRKTQDAVVRNLEIIGEATKRVSSTLKQAHADIAWKAIAGMRDKLIHDYFGINIKLVWDAVERDLPVLHEKVKALLASLPPSTDQ
- a CDS encoding BrnT family toxin, which codes for MIQGESCIYTKVFTWDITKAIANFEKHGVPFEEAATTFDDPNGLEWEDLAHSHVEPRFKRLGLSIGDRLLLVVYTVRKVQHEKETIRIISARQASRKERQAYAGR
- a CDS encoding BrnA antitoxin family protein, yielding MPDANIDFSDIPESTDEELRRARRVGRPVSGTAKQLIAIRLSPKLLSQLRKMAAKQKKPYQTLIHELLEKAASRAA